From a single Sulfolobus sp. E5-1-F genomic region:
- a CDS encoding class I SAM-dependent methyltransferase yields the protein MRTDEIFNNPKSYKRWYELHNKLYESEKKVVRSFNLKDCLDLGSGPDIFHEEIRGKIVSLDISLLMLKESKSDEKVLADALHLPFRDNSFKCIFSSVTVCFIEDVKRFIKEIARITKERAVICFIARDSPWGEYYEKLGKSGHRYYSFAHFISRRELYEIINDFMKISRIRSTLKDISETEIEETYNDDSGSFICVEAIPNKSEPLSSSLNRHSGADPADPIFKF from the coding sequence ATGAGGACAGATGAAATATTTAATAATCCAAAGAGTTATAAAAGATGGTACGAACTTCACAATAAGCTATACGAGAGTGAGAAAAAAGTAGTTAGAAGTTTTAACCTTAAAGATTGTTTAGATTTAGGATCAGGGCCAGATATTTTTCATGAGGAAATTAGAGGAAAGATTGTATCTCTGGACATATCGTTACTTATGCTAAAAGAAAGTAAAAGTGACGAGAAAGTTCTAGCTGACGCTTTACATTTACCCTTCAGAGACAACTCATTTAAATGTATATTTAGTTCCGTTACCGTCTGTTTTATAGAAGATGTAAAGAGATTCATAAAGGAGATAGCTAGGATAACTAAAGAAAGGGCAGTTATTTGTTTTATTGCTAGAGATTCACCATGGGGCGAATATTATGAGAAGCTGGGTAAAAGTGGACATAGGTACTATTCATTTGCTCATTTTATATCGAGGAGAGAGCTTTACGAAATTATAAACGATTTCATGAAAATCTCAAGAATTAGGTCCACGCTAAAAGATATAAGTGAAACTGAAATCGAGGAAACTTATAATGATGATAGTGGGTCATTCATCTGTGTGGAAGCTATCCCTAATAAATCGGAGCCCCTTTCATCGAGTCTTAATAGACACTCGGGGGCTGATCCTGCTGACCCTATCTTTAAGTTTTAA
- a CDS encoding cation diffusion facilitator family transporter — MQRTFILTLFTSLAFIVAYYISFSPLILAEFSHALIDFLTITFSIIALKFIGLNEVSEGRFSYGLHRLEVVVAMINILTIILLSLTVAYTSITSLFKETTNSSLVLIISSALASILTYFASPKEKDNLGKKGLYIHIISDFLGYIVGFVIGVVMLISGIRELDPVGAITIVILNFALSIPLLKESFLVFMEGSPVKIDSIMKELTKISPGIHHLHVWSICDHVKVATLHVKTSPNLTIAEADKIRGSICTLLREKYGISHVTVQFETCDDD; from the coding sequence GTGCAAAGAACTTTTATATTAACGTTGTTCACATCTCTTGCTTTTATTGTAGCTTATTATATTTCTTTTAGTCCATTAATTTTAGCAGAGTTTTCTCACGCATTGATTGACTTCTTAACAATTACATTTTCAATCATTGCTCTAAAATTTATAGGGCTTAATGAAGTAAGTGAAGGGAGATTTTCTTACGGATTACATAGACTAGAAGTTGTTGTTGCTATGATTAATATCCTTACGATTATCCTCCTTTCACTCACCGTGGCATATACTTCTATAACATCATTGTTTAAGGAAACTACTAATAGTTCTTTAGTGTTAATTATTTCGTCAGCCTTAGCGTCAATTCTAACTTACTTTGCATCTCCTAAAGAAAAGGATAACTTAGGTAAGAAGGGATTATATATACACATCATATCAGACTTTCTAGGATATATAGTGGGTTTTGTTATAGGTGTTGTTATGCTTATCTCCGGGATACGTGAATTGGATCCAGTAGGAGCTATTACAATAGTAATACTAAATTTTGCGCTTTCCATTCCATTATTGAAGGAATCTTTTCTGGTATTTATGGAAGGTTCTCCAGTGAAAATTGACAGTATCATGAAAGAGCTTACAAAAATTTCCCCAGGTATCCATCATTTACATGTATGGTCAATTTGTGATCATGTAAAGGTTGCAACACTTCACGTTAAGACATCACCAAATTTGACTATAGCTGAGGCTGATAAGATAAGAGGTTCAATTTGTACTCTACTTAGAGAAAAATATGGTATTTCTCATGTAACAGTTCAATTTGAGACGTGTGATGACGATTAA
- the nurA gene encoding DNA double-strand break repair nuclease NurA, which translates to MIRKIYDKLAENHSEIKNQIYNIASYLKQEIQEKVNQYWNEYVTKNELSDNCKFVAIDGGSFSKPMRIGIVYAVGAESVIGDNKGVKTLSEEGQIGIFKPGNDAQERISLLMEALELSLALRDGSKGDYILMDGSLNKKIGNKVNIRQLSDEELKLIKNLDLNSIISIRDERKMRDLLMLLNQFLVSRIIEEYDGKVLWISKTSRGRDLFDTDYPDITVFELFTEKRGFSKLIIKNIDVERISELPEIEILRKMEYTTFYTRLDNGKRVLRIDIIGRVDEKIVKEIMDHLSEVSIKGYPFPLLKAHIDVRFSRMDREKIIRLMGSKLHKDIEWWPSQFY; encoded by the coding sequence TTGATAAGAAAAATATATGATAAGTTAGCTGAAAATCATAGTGAGATAAAAAATCAGATTTACAATATTGCTAGCTATCTTAAGCAAGAAATACAAGAGAAAGTGAATCAATACTGGAATGAATATGTTACAAAGAATGAATTAAGCGATAATTGTAAATTTGTAGCTATTGATGGGGGGTCTTTTAGCAAACCAATGAGAATAGGGATAGTTTATGCTGTAGGAGCTGAATCTGTAATTGGAGATAATAAAGGAGTAAAGACATTAAGTGAAGAGGGTCAAATAGGAATATTCAAGCCAGGTAACGACGCCCAAGAAAGAATATCACTACTAATGGAGGCGTTGGAATTATCATTAGCCTTAAGGGATGGAAGTAAAGGAGATTATATTCTAATGGATGGAAGTTTAAACAAAAAGATTGGCAATAAAGTTAATATTCGACAACTTTCTGATGAAGAGTTAAAGCTGATTAAGAATCTCGATTTAAATAGTATTATTAGCATAAGAGATGAGAGAAAAATGAGAGATTTGTTAATGTTGCTTAATCAATTTCTTGTGAGTAGAATTATAGAGGAATATGATGGTAAGGTTTTGTGGATATCTAAAACCAGTAGGGGGAGAGATTTATTTGATACAGACTATCCCGACATAACTGTTTTTGAACTGTTTACTGAAAAAAGAGGATTTTCAAAATTAATAATCAAAAATATAGATGTTGAAAGAATTTCTGAACTACCCGAAATTGAGATATTAAGAAAAATGGAATATACTACTTTCTATACTAGATTAGATAATGGTAAGAGAGTCCTTAGAATAGATATAATTGGAAGAGTAGATGAGAAAATAGTAAAAGAAATAATGGATCATTTGAGTGAAGTAAGTATTAAGGGATATCCATTTCCACTATTAAAAGCTCATATAGACGTTAGATTTTCAAGGATGGATAGGGAAAAAATAATAAGGTTAATGGGAAGCAAGCTTCATAAAGATATCGAATGGTGGCCTAGCCAGTTTTATTAA
- a CDS encoding AAA family ATPase, producing MRIDKIILTNFLSHERNEIQFLGEINVIVGQNGAGKSSIIDGIVFGLFRAHSRGNNDNLVRKGSNKASVSLYLSDEKDKIEIIRDVKSTAEDRLIRNQIPVARSATVVSTEIEKILGIDKDIALSTIIVRQGELDKILDNFQDIIGKILKLESIEKLIDSRGPIVEFRKNLEIKLKDLDRIEQDYNTFKKSLEEKNSRLLELRKDKKKLEDEIKNLENQIAEVKIQFEEYEKKRNQYLQLTTILKLKESKLNELSRNIEDLRKQTESMEKLEKEVNELDNLKSIKLKFEKYDVLSSRYKEISDNVLNLEKEIEEYEKTIKRKKELEPYFLRYKELERKLEELKPKYEEYLKLKSSLDSKLNLKERLEKNASELSKDIDKVNSLEQQLEETRKKQLNLKAQLAKIESLISEKNEIINNLSQVKGETCPVCGRPLDEEHKKKIIEEAKSYILQFELNRNELDEELEKITSELNKLEKEYKKLSNNKASYDNIIRQLKELNDEIENLHIKINSLKDIEEEISRVNREIKELKQYYEEYMRLFKYNEKELNDKRVRLDEMKKKKIDTEKEMRELESELKGLDREALEGKISDLEKKKIMLDEIKKKKGILEDYIQQVKTLQEDVKNLRYELNIIQFDENKYNELKASLDRYNVSLKEKENKKSKIEGELESLEKEIEEISNRIKTYELQLKDREKIINAINKLEKIRAALGERKLQSYIIMTTKQLIENNLNDIISKFDLSIKNVEMNITPKTNRGRGSSADILIYTNNGDTLPVVSLSGGERIALSIALRLAVAKALMSNTNFFILDEPTIHLDDQRKAYLIEIIRAARESVPQIIVVTHDEEVVQAADYVIRVEKRGNKSFVREET from the coding sequence ATGAGAATTGACAAAATTATTTTGACTAATTTTTTAAGTCATGAACGCAATGAAATACAGTTTCTGGGGGAAATAAATGTAATAGTGGGACAAAATGGAGCAGGTAAAAGCTCTATAATAGATGGCATTGTATTCGGTTTATTTAGAGCCCACAGTAGAGGAAACAACGATAACTTAGTAAGAAAAGGTTCAAATAAAGCGAGCGTTAGCTTATACCTTTCTGATGAGAAAGATAAAATAGAGATAATAAGGGATGTAAAAAGCACTGCGGAAGATAGGTTAATAAGGAATCAAATACCAGTTGCACGCAGTGCAACTGTAGTATCTACTGAAATAGAAAAAATTCTAGGTATTGATAAAGATATTGCCCTATCAACAATAATAGTTAGACAAGGAGAATTAGATAAAATTTTAGATAACTTTCAAGATATTATAGGAAAAATTTTGAAATTGGAATCAATTGAGAAGCTCATTGATAGCAGAGGTCCAATAGTGGAATTCAGGAAGAACTTAGAGATCAAGTTAAAGGATTTAGATAGAATAGAACAAGATTATAATACTTTTAAGAAGAGCTTGGAGGAGAAGAATAGTAGATTATTGGAGTTAAGAAAAGATAAGAAAAAACTAGAGGATGAGATAAAGAACTTGGAGAATCAAATAGCAGAGGTAAAGATACAATTCGAAGAGTATGAGAAGAAAAGAAACCAGTACTTACAATTGACCACTATCTTAAAGTTAAAAGAGAGTAAATTAAATGAATTAAGCAGAAATATAGAAGACCTAAGGAAACAAACGGAAAGCATGGAAAAACTTGAAAAAGAAGTAAATGAACTTGATAATTTAAAGAGTATCAAATTAAAATTTGAAAAATATGATGTTTTGTCGAGCAGGTATAAGGAAATATCTGATAATGTGCTTAATTTAGAAAAAGAAATTGAGGAATATGAAAAAACTATCAAAAGAAAGAAAGAACTTGAACCGTATTTCCTAAGATACAAGGAATTAGAGAGGAAGCTAGAAGAACTAAAGCCAAAATATGAAGAGTATCTTAAACTGAAATCTAGTTTGGACTCTAAACTAAATTTAAAAGAACGTTTAGAGAAAAACGCAAGTGAGCTTTCTAAGGATATAGATAAGGTTAATAGTCTAGAACAACAACTTGAGGAGACTAGAAAGAAACAACTTAACCTTAAAGCTCAACTAGCCAAAATTGAAAGCTTAATATCCGAGAAAAATGAGATAATAAATAATCTTAGTCAAGTTAAGGGGGAAACTTGTCCGGTATGTGGAAGACCACTAGATGAGGAGCATAAGAAAAAAATAATAGAAGAAGCAAAAAGTTACATTTTACAATTTGAATTAAATAGGAATGAACTAGATGAGGAACTAGAGAAAATCACTAGTGAATTAAATAAACTTGAAAAGGAATACAAGAAACTTTCAAATAATAAGGCAAGTTACGATAATATAATAAGACAGCTTAAAGAGCTGAACGATGAAATAGAAAATCTTCATATTAAGATTAATTCTTTAAAGGATATAGAAGAGGAAATCAGTAGAGTAAATAGAGAGATAAAAGAACTAAAACAGTATTATGAAGAATACATGAGACTATTTAAGTATAACGAGAAGGAACTTAATGACAAAAGAGTAAGGCTAGATGAAATGAAAAAGAAGAAAATAGATACTGAAAAAGAAATGAGAGAACTAGAAAGTGAATTAAAAGGATTAGATAGAGAAGCTCTTGAGGGTAAAATTTCGGATTTGGAAAAGAAAAAAATAATGTTAGATGAAATAAAAAAGAAGAAAGGAATACTAGAAGATTATATACAACAAGTTAAGACACTACAAGAAGACGTTAAAAATTTGAGATATGAATTAAATATTATACAATTTGATGAAAATAAATACAATGAACTTAAAGCGAGTCTAGATAGATATAATGTTAGTCTTAAGGAAAAAGAAAATAAAAAAAGTAAAATAGAGGGTGAGTTGGAAAGTTTAGAGAAAGAAATAGAGGAAATAAGTAATAGAATCAAGACTTATGAATTACAGCTAAAGGATAGAGAAAAGATAATCAACGCTATTAATAAGTTAGAGAAAATAAGAGCTGCATTAGGAGAACGAAAATTACAGAGTTATATAATCATGACAACGAAACAATTAATCGAAAATAATCTAAACGATATAATATCGAAATTTGATCTCTCAATTAAAAACGTAGAGATGAATATTACACCGAAAACTAACAGAGGAAGGGGGAGTAGTGCAGATATACTAATATATACAAATAATGGCGATACCTTGCCTGTAGTATCGCTTAGTGGTGGTGAGAGAATTGCCTTATCTATAGCTTTGAGGTTAGCAGTGGCTAAAGCGCTAATGAGTAATACTAACTTCTTCATTCTTGACGAGCCGACAATTCACTTAGATGATCAAAGAAAAGCATATTTAATAGAGATAATCAGAGCTGCGAGGGAAAGTGTACCTCAGATAATAGTGGTTACTCATGATGAAGAGGTAGTCCAAGCAGCTGATTATGTTATTCGTGTTGAAAAGAGAGGTAATAAAAGTTTTGTGAGGGAGGAGACTTGA
- the mre11 gene encoding DNA double-strand break repair protein Mre11, translating to MMVQILHISDTHLGKRQYSLVEREKDIYEVFSQLIDIAIKEHVDAVIHSGDLFDVSNPTTNALVIAVKILKKLKDANIPFLSIPGDHDTPKRKGYLIPHNILTEMDLIRTLNYDKPYIIKDIELYGIPHIPTVSKSILANALSSLKPKSSRSILLLHQGIKQILPYDGSWQMELGSLPKGFGYYALGHIHTRWRLIQDDGSIVAIAGSPDIMREEEIEGYEKFGKGAYLIDFSRDLPILSTINIPVRPQKIVTINTKNVKGDVLKIKDELAKNNKDESKKPILQIIVEGERIRKDLLFRELLPLNDVTLYYRIYKDNTIQSVNNLTYTLPQDKGLDKIIIEYLTKYEKFNEEEANLILQMIKNVDSDEIINEILKRLTGVGL from the coding sequence ATGATGGTACAAATTCTACATATTTCCGATACTCATTTAGGCAAACGACAGTACTCCCTAGTAGAAAGGGAAAAAGATATTTACGAGGTTTTCTCACAACTGATCGACATTGCAATTAAAGAACACGTTGACGCGGTAATTCATTCTGGAGATCTTTTTGACGTTTCGAATCCCACTACAAATGCATTAGTAATTGCTGTTAAAATCCTAAAAAAGCTAAAAGATGCAAATATACCATTCTTGTCAATACCAGGTGATCATGACACACCAAAGAGAAAAGGTTACCTTATTCCTCATAATATCCTAACTGAAATGGATTTAATCAGAACGTTGAATTACGATAAACCATATATTATTAAAGACATAGAACTATATGGAATTCCCCATATTCCCACAGTTTCAAAAAGTATCTTAGCTAACGCATTATCCTCTTTAAAGCCGAAGTCAAGTAGGAGTATCTTACTACTACATCAAGGAATAAAACAGATATTACCATATGATGGTTCGTGGCAGATGGAATTAGGAAGTTTACCTAAAGGTTTTGGATATTATGCCTTAGGACATATACACACTAGGTGGAGACTTATTCAAGATGACGGTTCAATAGTTGCAATAGCTGGATCTCCTGATATAATGAGAGAAGAGGAAATAGAAGGGTATGAAAAGTTTGGAAAAGGGGCATACCTAATAGACTTTTCAAGAGATCTGCCTATTCTAAGCACAATAAATATTCCAGTAAGACCACAAAAAATTGTAACTATAAATACAAAAAATGTAAAAGGTGATGTATTGAAGATAAAGGACGAATTAGCTAAAAATAATAAAGATGAAAGTAAAAAACCGATATTGCAAATTATTGTAGAGGGCGAAAGAATTAGAAAAGATCTACTTTTTAGAGAGTTACTTCCTTTAAATGATGTTACGCTCTATTATAGAATATATAAGGATAACACTATTCAAAGTGTAAATAATTTAACGTATACCTTACCACAAGATAAGGGATTAGACAAGATAATAATCGAATACCTTACTAAATATGAGAAGTTTAACGAGGAGGAAGCCAATTTAATTTTGCAAATGATAAAAAATGTTGATTCTGACGAGATAATAAATGAGATATTAAAAAGATTAACAGGTGTTGGCTTATGA
- the herA gene encoding DNA double-strand break repair helicase HerA, with the protein MIIGYVIGQATTQEALILAERPVRLGTYVVLEYDDVKALGLITNVTRGSPMLDDNMNDIEIVQRLKQFNNSIPVYTKAKVKLLCDMNNHFLMPDIPPFAGTPVREAEDEELKSIYSQDGQIRIGSLIGKNVEVKLNINSFARHLAILAATGSGKSNTVAVLSQRISELGGSVLIFDYHGEYYDSDIKNLNRIEPKLNPLYMTPREFSTLLEIRENAIIQYRILRRAFINVTNEIRQKLKEGQIPFSTLNSQFSDLMKKELENQGNSDKKGSAKDEVLNKFEEFMDRYSNVIDLTSSDIIEKVKRGKVNVVNLTQLDEDSMDAVVSHYLRRILDSRKDFKRSGNSGLKFPIIAVIEEAHVFLSKNDNTLTKYWASRIAREGRKFGVGLTIVSQRPKGLDENILSQMTNKIILKIIEPTDKKYILESSDNLSEDLAEQLSSLDVGEAIIIGKIVKLPAVVKIDMFEGKLLGSDPDMIGEWKRAEENERIAKGFADFGTEIGD; encoded by the coding sequence ATGATAATTGGTTATGTAATTGGTCAAGCTACAACGCAAGAGGCTTTAATATTAGCCGAAAGGCCAGTCAGACTAGGAACTTATGTTGTTCTAGAATATGATGATGTAAAGGCCCTTGGACTAATAACTAACGTAACTAGAGGTAGCCCTATGCTAGATGATAATATGAATGATATAGAAATCGTTCAAAGATTAAAACAATTCAATAACAGTATACCCGTCTATACAAAGGCAAAAGTAAAATTGTTATGTGATATGAATAATCACTTTTTAATGCCCGATATACCTCCGTTCGCTGGAACCCCAGTCAGAGAGGCTGAAGACGAAGAGTTAAAAAGTATTTATTCTCAAGATGGTCAGATCAGAATAGGGAGCTTAATAGGTAAAAACGTAGAGGTTAAATTAAATATAAATTCCTTTGCTAGGCACTTAGCTATTTTAGCCGCTACTGGATCTGGTAAATCAAATACAGTAGCAGTTCTTTCGCAAAGAATTTCTGAACTTGGAGGATCTGTTCTTATATTTGATTATCACGGAGAGTACTATGATAGTGATATAAAGAATCTAAACCGTATTGAACCTAAACTAAACCCTCTTTATATGACCCCAAGGGAATTCTCTACGTTACTAGAAATAAGAGAGAATGCAATTATACAGTATAGGATTTTAAGAAGAGCTTTCATAAACGTAACTAATGAGATAAGACAAAAGCTAAAAGAAGGACAAATACCATTTTCAACTCTAAATAGTCAGTTTTCTGACCTAATGAAAAAAGAACTGGAAAATCAAGGAAATAGTGACAAAAAGGGTAGTGCAAAGGACGAAGTATTGAATAAGTTTGAAGAGTTTATGGATAGGTATTCAAATGTTATTGATCTTACATCTTCAGATATAATTGAGAAGGTAAAGAGAGGAAAGGTAAATGTTGTAAACCTAACGCAATTAGATGAAGACTCAATGGATGCAGTAGTCTCACATTATTTAAGAAGAATCCTAGATTCGAGGAAAGATTTTAAAAGAAGTGGAAATAGTGGCCTTAAATTCCCAATAATAGCTGTAATAGAAGAAGCTCATGTTTTCTTGTCTAAAAACGATAATACTTTAACCAAGTACTGGGCGTCCAGGATAGCGAGAGAAGGAAGAAAGTTTGGAGTTGGATTAACAATAGTAAGCCAAAGACCCAAAGGTCTAGATGAAAATATATTAAGCCAAATGACGAATAAAATTATTTTAAAGATAATTGAACCAACTGATAAAAAATACATCTTAGAGTCAAGTGATAATCTAAGTGAAGATTTAGCTGAGCAATTATCCTCCTTGGATGTTGGTGAAGCTATAATTATAGGTAAAATAGTTAAATTACCTGCAGTTGTAAAGATAGATATGTTTGAAGGAAAATTGCTTGGATCAGACCCTGACATGATAGGGGAATGGAAGAGAGCAGAGGAAAATGAAAGAATAGCTAAAGGCTTTGCTGATTTTGGAACAGAAATTGGTGATTAA
- a CDS encoding rubrerythrin: protein MALGKETEMGLKELFKANAEDFMSLMLIAEKLEQLGKKEEAKALREKALVELGHAKAIFETLLKNQELSGIVGEMAKEEQEQHVSEYNKVAMTAKQEGHEDIEKMLCSFADQEAKIAETIAKVSKVLNEMAKEEDMQHISEYNKVAMTAKQEGHEDIEKMLCAFAEQEAKISETIKSVAKAL, encoded by the coding sequence ATGGCTCTCGGAAAAGAAACCGAAATGGGTCTAAAGGAATTATTTAAAGCAAATGCAGAAGATTTCATGTCATTAATGTTAATAGCCGAAAAATTAGAGCAACTAGGAAAGAAGGAAGAAGCTAAGGCATTAAGAGAGAAGGCATTAGTAGAATTAGGACATGCAAAGGCAATCTTCGAGACCTTATTAAAGAATCAAGAGTTAAGTGGAATAGTAGGAGAGATGGCTAAAGAAGAGCAAGAGCAACACGTGAGCGAGTATAATAAGGTTGCAATGACAGCAAAACAAGAAGGACACGAAGACATAGAGAAAATGCTATGTAGTTTTGCAGATCAAGAGGCTAAGATTGCAGAAACAATAGCAAAGGTTTCTAAAGTTTTAAATGAAATGGCTAAAGAAGAGGACATGCAACATATAAGTGAATATAATAAGGTTGCAATGACAGCAAAACAAGAAGGACACGAAGACATAGAGAAAATGCTATGTGCATTCGCTGAACAAGAAGCGAAAATCTCTGAAACAATTAAATCTGTTGCCAAAGCCTTGTAA
- a CDS encoding NAD(P)H-hydrate dehydratase, with protein sequence MISVKEMRALEINSSALGVSTLLLMENAGRSVKDEIIKRFNVKDKVVYVYVGHGGKGGDGLVAARHLADEGAKVTVILLGENKHEDAILNLNVIEEMDYSITLVEIKDVDELKPVSGDILIDAMLGTGFSGRPREPFRSAIKTFNNSKGFKVSIDIPSGINADTGEAYEGEYVKPDLVVTFHDIKLGLLKYNFNTVVKKIGIPVEAEIYVGPGDLLVNMRNRPYYSKKGDSGRVLVIGGSYTFSGAPTLAAMGALRTGADLVYVASPEDTARIIASYSPDLITIKLRGKNISPENFEELKSWIDKSDVVVIGPGMGLAEESIEASKIIVNYLKEKNKLAVIDADALKAISGFELYENAIITPHAGEFKIFFGEEPSKNIRDRINQVIRYANKCKCTVLLKGYVDIISDGKRFKLNKTGNPGMTVGGSGDTLTGITATLMAQKIEPFKAAYLGVFINSLAGTLAYNRLGAHLTPTDIINEIPNVINNPLDSFKRKLYKRILS encoded by the coding sequence ATGATTTCGGTAAAAGAAATGAGGGCTTTAGAAATAAACAGCTCTGCCTTAGGCGTATCGACATTATTACTCATGGAAAATGCCGGTAGATCGGTTAAAGATGAAATAATAAAGAGATTTAACGTAAAGGATAAGGTAGTATACGTTTATGTAGGACATGGTGGAAAGGGTGGTGACGGATTAGTTGCGGCGAGGCATTTAGCTGATGAAGGTGCTAAAGTAACCGTAATTTTATTAGGAGAAAATAAACACGAGGATGCAATCCTTAATCTTAATGTTATAGAAGAAATGGACTATTCAATAACGTTAGTTGAGATAAAAGATGTGGATGAACTAAAGCCTGTATCTGGTGATATTTTAATCGATGCTATGTTAGGTACGGGATTCTCTGGAAGGCCAAGAGAACCATTTAGAAGTGCAATAAAAACATTCAATAATAGTAAAGGGTTTAAGGTTTCTATAGACATTCCCTCCGGGATAAATGCTGATACTGGAGAAGCGTATGAGGGTGAGTATGTTAAACCAGATCTAGTAGTCACATTCCATGATATTAAGCTAGGCTTGTTAAAGTATAATTTCAATACTGTAGTTAAGAAAATAGGTATTCCAGTAGAGGCAGAAATATATGTTGGACCAGGAGATTTGCTGGTCAATATGCGCAATAGACCTTATTATTCCAAGAAAGGTGATAGTGGAAGAGTACTGGTAATTGGCGGAAGCTATACTTTTAGCGGCGCTCCTACTCTAGCTGCTATGGGTGCTTTAAGAACTGGAGCTGATCTAGTTTATGTAGCGTCACCAGAGGATACGGCTAGAATTATAGCAAGTTATTCTCCAGACCTAATTACAATAAAATTAAGGGGAAAGAACATTTCCCCAGAAAATTTTGAAGAATTGAAATCATGGATAGATAAGTCAGATGTGGTAGTTATAGGTCCGGGAATGGGACTAGCAGAGGAGAGTATTGAGGCTTCTAAAATAATTGTAAACTATCTCAAAGAGAAGAATAAACTAGCTGTTATTGATGCCGATGCACTTAAGGCAATAAGTGGGTTCGAATTATACGAAAATGCCATAATAACACCTCATGCAGGTGAATTCAAAATATTTTTTGGAGAAGAACCGAGTAAGAACATAAGAGATAGAATAAACCAAGTAATTAGGTATGCTAATAAATGCAAGTGTACAGTTCTACTTAAGGGATATGTTGACATAATAAGTGATGGTAAAAGGTTTAAATTAAATAAAACTGGTAACCCAGGTATGACAGTAGGTGGAAGTGGGGATACGTTAACTGGTATAACAGCAACATTAATGGCTCAAAAAATTGAACCATTCAAAGCCGCATATTTAGGGGTTTTCATAAATAGTCTAGCAGGAACTTTGGCATATAATAGGCTCGGAGCTCATTTAACCCCTACTGATATAATAAATGAAATTCCAAATGTAATAAACAATCCTTTGGATTCGTTCAAAAGAAAATTGTATAAAAGGATTCTAAGTTGA
- a CDS encoding peroxiredoxin — protein MNLGEEAPDFEAESTLGKIRLSNYRGKKVILYFYPKSFTSGCTRELQRFTELYDEFKKLNAEVIGVSVDKLDTQKKFAEKYGAKFPIVADDQKTISKLYSVLNEKGTSAQRVTFIIDENGKIVDVLKNLKKAEEHADKALEIIKKQTST, from the coding sequence ATGAACTTGGGAGAAGAAGCACCGGATTTCGAAGCTGAATCTACTCTCGGAAAAATTAGATTATCTAATTATAGAGGGAAAAAAGTAATATTATACTTCTATCCAAAATCATTTACTAGTGGTTGCACAAGGGAATTACAAAGATTTACTGAACTATATGATGAATTCAAAAAATTAAATGCTGAAGTAATAGGGGTTAGTGTAGATAAACTTGATACCCAGAAAAAATTCGCAGAAAAATACGGAGCTAAATTCCCAATAGTTGCTGACGACCAGAAAACAATATCAAAACTTTATAGTGTGTTAAATGAAAAGGGGACTAGTGCACAAAGAGTGACTTTCATAATAGACGAAAATGGTAAAATAGTAGATGTCTTGAAAAATCTGAAAAAAGCAGAGGAACATGCTGACAAGGCACTGGAAATAATAAAGAAACAGACTTCAACTTAG